The genomic segment AAGCGGCACTGGTACCCAGAGCCACCAGCACATCCATATTGGCACTGCCATTTTTTAATGCTTTATAGGCTCCCCGGTAAAACTGCCAGCCAGTACCAAATTGAACAGGGGTAGCCAGAATAAACTGAAAATAGGTGTTGGTCAATAAATCAGGCAGATGCCAGCCCAGTCCGTGGGATAACATGGCCAAGAACAAGGGGAAACTTAAAAGGGCAGAAATGATTACTTTCAACTTTTGCTCCCGTATTTCCCGTTCCCGTTCGGCTTTCTCCCGGTCCACCACAGCCTTTCCTGTTTCAGTCAGAGTTTCCGCCCCATAGCCTAAATCGGTAACTTTAGCCTTAATCTGCTGAAAATCCAGTTGAGCCGGCAGATAAGTAACTGTAGCCCGTTCAGTAGCCAGATTTACCTGGGCCATCACTACTCCCGGTAACCGGTTTAAACCCTTTTCCACCCGGGCGGAGCAGGCAGCACAGGTCATACCTTTGACCCGGAATTCTACTTTTTCCGTAACTGGACGATAACCCAGATCTTCGATCTTGGCCAGGATCTGCGCAACCTGAATCTGAGCAGGGTCAAATTCCACTGTTGCCTGCTCAGCCGCCAGGTTGACTGCTGCTGTATGTACTCCAGGCAGTTTCCCTAATCCCTTTTCTATCCGGGAGGCGCATGCTGCACAGGTCATCCCCCGAATTCCCAGCTGTATCCTCTGCAGATTTTTTTCGACACCATTCATTTCCGTTCCCCCTCTCTTAATCTCACCATACTACATACTGTAGTTTCAAGTCAAGTTATTAACAAAATTTAAAACCCTCCCTTAGCATGGGAGGGTTTCAACAAAATTATTCTGCCAGCTGGGGTGCACCAACTGGACAAACATCGGCACAGCCGCCACATTCAATGCACTTTTCCTCATCAATGACGTACTTGTCATCACCTTCACTGATAGCATCGACGGGGCATTCGGGAGCGCAAGCGCCACAGCTGATGCATTCATCACTAATCCGATAGGACATTCTTTTCACCCCCTTCAGTGGTATCGCTGATATTTTACCATGGAAGGCAGGCTTTTTCATCATTTTCCTGAGCTTTTATTGAAAAAAATTTTTTGTTTTGGGTTTACCTTTTCTTAATTTACCTCTTGTTTCTAGCCCACCAATTCCTGCTACCCCGGAAATAGTCGCTTTAATTACCTCTTCCACCGGCACCGTCATCTGGAAGGGGGAGTAGGCCACGCGCTCTACTACCAGTACAGGGTCAAAGGCATGGATTAATATGCGCTGGGGTGCGCTGGCATAATTGGCCCCCGCTTGCAGTAAAGCCTCATAATAGGACTGGCAAGCGCCGGCAAAAATCACCAGAGCATCTTTATCCTGCTGCCAGGAACGGGCCGCCTTGACAGCTTCGATAAAATAACGGGAATTACGGTAGGAGTCCAGGTTTTTCCAGTCACTGTTTTTTTTCAGCAAACCATCATGGCCGGTCAGAACCAGAATATCCGGTTGATATTTGGCCAGTAACTCCTTCACCCGTTGCGGCTGCTCCATTTCCGGCACCATGAAGCCCCAGCAGTTTATTTTCAGCTGCTGATAGGAATTGAGACAGAGGTTAAGATACTCCTGGTCCCCATCCAGGTGCAATACCCGGCCTGGCAATTCAAAAAAATCCTGTTCCTCCTGGCCATTGGCCGCCTGGCGCACCAGAATCTGCCGCAAATGCTCATGATGGTGTTTGATAAATTCCAGCCGCCGCCGACGCACTTCTTCATCACTCAATAAAACCAGATCATCCAAAGGAGCATCAGCTTCCAGCCTGACATCTATCCCGCGCAATAAAGCGTGATTATCCCGAATTCTGACGATGCGAAAAAATACATCGGCCTGATATGAACGGCGCGCTACAATATCCCCTACCTTAAAGGCTGTCACACCCATCCCTCCGGTGCCCATCGCTTTCTTTATCCTATGCACCGGTCAGGGCAGGGTTGACACTTAATTCCCTACTTATACGGGCAAATTCCTCCAGGCTCAGGGTTTCACCCCGGCGGCCGGGTTCAATCTGACAGCTCTCCAGCAGCTGTAACCATTCCTCCCGGGTTAAATTAAAGCCTGCTTTGCTCAAGGTATTAAGCAGAGTTTTGCGCCGCTGAGCAAAAGCAGCTTTCACCACCCGGAAAAAGATTTTTTCATCCCCTGGATCAACCGGGGGCTGGTTGTGTTTTTTCAGGTGGATCACCGCCGATTCCACTTCCGGGGTCGGTATAAAGGAAGTGGCCGGTACCTGTACGAAAATTCTGGCCTGGCAGTAATACTGGACCGCTACAGTTATGGCCCCGTATTCCTTGCCACCGGGCTGGGCACAGATTCTTTCTGCTACTTCCTTCTGTACCATCAGGGCCATTTCACTGATCCGGTACCGGTTTTCCAGTAAATGCATCAGAATCGGGGTAGTTATGTAGTAGGGCAAATTGGCAGCCAGTTTATACCGGGTTGCTCCTGTCTGTTCCTGAACCAATTGATCCAGGTTCACTTTCAGAACGTCCTGGTTGACCAGTTTCAGGTTGGAGTAGTCGCGAAACAGATCCTGCAATACCGGGATCAATTCCCGATCCAGTTCAATCGCCACTACCTGCCCTGCTTTTTGCAGCAGCTCTTCAGTCAAAGAGCCGATTCCCGGGCCAATTTCTACCACCACATCATCGGGTTGTAAATCGATAGCTCGTACAATTGCCGAGGTTACCCTTTCACTGATAAGAAAGTTCTGACCCAGTTTCTTTTTGGCCCGCAACTGATATTGATTAAGAATGGCCCTGGTCCGGGCCGGAGTGGCAATTTTCATGGTTCTCCTCCTCGTCAATCTCCTGTACAGCAGCTTCTATATCCTCTCTGCTGATTCCATAAGCATTTAGCCTTTGTAAAAACTGTTTGGCATTGGCATAGCCGATACCCAGGCGATCCCCCACCTGTTCCCGGCGCCAGGCAGCATCAGCTGTTCCGGCCAGGCCCCAGAGGTTTAAATCCTCAGCAGTGAATGTCTCCTGCCGTTCCTTTACCAGCGTCTTGACCTGAGCCAATGCCGCCTGAATGGCTTCAGGACTGGCATTTTCCACTCCGATATTGCCCTCTCTGGTGCCTGCCGCCCGGGGTAAATAGGCATGTTTGGCCCCTGGCACTAGTTCAGCCAGCCGCCTGCGAATAGCCGCTCCGGCGGCATCGGGATCGGTAAGAATGATAACCCCCTGCCTGGCCTGAGCTGTGCGAATCCGTTCTATCACCTTTTTGCTGATCCGGCAACCACCTGTAGCGATTACCTCCGCATCTACTGCCGCTTTGACAGCCGCAATATCATCCCGGCCTTCAACTACTATGATTTCCTTGATTTTCATCATCAAACCTCCCGTAAAAGAGGAAAAGGAAAGGGAATACTCCCTCTCCTTACAGTTTTGCTTAACGTTCCAGAACATATACAGTTACATTGCGCATACCCCAGTTGATGGCCTCTCCGTAACTGTCGAAAAACAGGTCAATGTGGTTGCCTTTAATACCACTGCCCATATCGGCTGCAATCCCTTCCCCGTACCCTTCAATCCAGAGACGGGTGCCAAAAGGTATCACCCTGGGATCCACCGCCACTACTCCCCGATGGGGCCAGATACCTGTAGCTGTGCGCCGACCTGTATGGGTATAAGCAGTAGCCAGGACATTCATTACTTTAGCCACATCCCGTTCGCCACCCCGGGAAATCACCCCGCCGCGGGAAGCCACTTTGTTGCCTCCCTTTACTATCAGGGCTGGCCGGGCAGCTGCCACAACCCGCTGTTTTACTAACTGTTTTTGGATGAGCTTGTTATTTTGATATACCAGACGATATTTCTTTTCGATTTTTCCCGGTTTAGCCTGACGCAATACCTGTCGCCAGCCTGCCGGTTTCTTGGGGTCATACTGAACCAGCGGCTGGGCTGTAAAAGTGGTGTACTCGTACTTATAGACCGTTTGGGTTTTAATTTTGGTACGGGAGGGCCTTTTCACCGTTTTCCCCCAGGCAGCACTGCCGCTGATCACCAGAACAAAGGCTAACAGCAGGGCCAGTGTTGTCCGGAGTTTGCGGTTTATTACCATTGCATCCACTCCTTTCGCTTATACTATATTCGCCAAAGGAGGGATGAATTCCTGCCGGAGAAAAAATTACCAGTGGCAAAAGTTTCCGACTAAATCCGGAAAAGCTGGCAAGCATTGTCGAAAGTGCGTACTGCCAGTTCCTCCGGATCCATCTGCCTTAGTTCCGCAATTTTGCGCAACACCCAGACAACATAGGCTGATTCGTTCCGTTTACCCCGATAAGGCTCAGGGGTAAGATAAGGCGCATCGGTTTCAATCAACAGGCGCTCTAGCGGTACTTTGGCGGCAACCTCGGTTAACTTGCGGGCATTATGAAACGTCACCGGACCGGCAATGGATATATAAAACCCCAGGTCCAGGCAAACTTTAGCCATTTCCCAGCTGCCGGAAAAGCAATGGAAGACACCACCGTTCTTTTCTCCAATCCGGGATTCCTTTACCATTGCCAGCAGATCGGCATGAGCATCCCGGTCATGGATAATCACCGGTTTACCTACCTGTTGAGCCAGTTCCATCTGGTGAGCAAAAACCCCTTGCTGTACCGGCCTGGGAGACAAGTCCCGGTAATAATCCAGGCCCATCTCTCCCAGAGCTACCACCTTGGGGTGAGCCGCTAGTTCCAGCAATTGTTTCCAGGTATCCTCATTAGCAGTTGCTGAATCATGGGGATGAATGCCCACCGCCGCATAGATAAAATCATATTTTTCCGCCAGGGCCAGGGAACGCCGGGAGGAGGAAAGGTCATAACCCACATTGACAATCCGCTCCACTCCGGCCTCCCGGGCCCGTTGTAACATTTCCTCCCGGTCCTGGTCATATTTGCGGTCATCCAGGTGGGCATGGGTATCAAAGAGTTTCAGTTTCGCCATTTTATTCGCCCCTTATTTTACTTTCGACCCGGGTTTAATATCTTTTTGGACAGTCAGTACCTCCAGCCCGTTTTCATCAGAAGCTGCCAGAATCATACCCTGACTTTCAATTCCCCGTAGCCTGGCAGGTTTCAGGTTGGCTACCAGCACAACTCGTTTGCCTACCAGTTCTTCAGGAGCATAGTGCTGGGCGATCCCGGACACGATGGTGCGGATTTCATCACCCAGCTTAACCTCTAATTTCAGCAGTTTATCAGCTTTAGGCACCTTTTCGGCGGCAATAACTTCTACAACCCGCAAATCCACTTTACCAAAATCTTCAATAGTGATATAATTATTGTCAACAGATACTGCTTTTTCTACTTTTTCCACTGTCACTTTTTCTGCCTCCGTTTCTGTTCCTTTCCAATCAATCCGCGGGAAAAGGGCCTGGCCCTTGACTACTTTCAAACCAGCCGGTAAACCTCCCCAGACCTGTACCGAATCCCAATCTGCCTTATTCAAATCCGTCAGGCCCAGTTGTTGCCAGACCCGCGGAGCCAGTAAAGGCATAAAGGGTGAGAGCATTACTGTAACTATGCGGATCACTTCAGCCAGATTATAGAGAACTGTATTCAGTCTATCCTGTTGTTCCTGATCTTTGGCCAGTACCCAGGGGGCGGTTTCGTCAATATATTTATTGGCCCGGGCTATTAGTGGCCACAGTTCGGACAGGGCATTGGCCAGCTCCAGATTATCCATGGCCCGCGTATATCCAGCCAGAGCCTGCCGGTAGGTTTCAATCAGATCCTGGTCAACTGCCTGAAGGGGACCAGGGGCGGGCACGATCCCATCCCGGTATTTTTCAATCATGGCCACCGTGCGGGAAACCAGATTGCCCAGGTCATTGGCCAGATCAGCATTGATGCGATTGACCAGAGCTTCTTCCGAATAGTAGCCATCAGAACCAAAGGGCAATTCCCGCAAGAGGAAATAGCGTACAGCATCTACCCCGTATTTTTCCACCAGCTGAACGGGATCCACCACATTGCCCTTGGATTTGGACATCTTGCCCCCGGCCAGCAGTAGCCAGCCATGTCCGACTACCTTTTCCGGCAGAGGTATACCGGCTGCCATCAGGATTATGGGCCAGATGATGGTGTGGAAACGCACAATATCTTTCCCCACCAGGTGTACCGCCGGCCAGTACTTGCCCAGTTTCTCCCATTCCGGTCCGCCATAACCCAGGGCGGAGATATAGTTGGTCAGGGCGTCAAACCAGACGTAGATGACATGCTTGGGATCCCAGGGCACAGGAATACCCCAGTCAAAAGTGGTCCGGGAAACACAGAGGTCCTCCAGACCCTGTTTGATGAAATTAATCATTTCATTGCGCCGGGAAACAGGCTGAATGAATTCAGGATGTTCCTCAATGTACTGTAACAAACGGTCGGCATATTTGGACATACGGAAAAAGTAGCTTTCTTCCCGCACCAGCTCTACCGGTCGGCCGCAATCGGGACAATTGCCATCTACCAGTTTGTTTTCCGTCCAGAAGGTTTCACAGGGAGTGCAGTACCAGCCTTCATATTCTGATTTATAGATATCTCCCTGGTCATAAATCTTCTGAAAAATAGCCTGCACTACCTTTTTATGCCGTTCCTCGGTGGTGCGAATAAAATCATCATAATCCACATACAGGAGACGCCACAGCTTCTGAAACCCGGCAACAATCTGATCTACATGTTCCTGAGGAGTAAGGCCA from the Carboxydocella sporoproducens DSM 16521 genome contains:
- a CDS encoding DUF362 domain-containing protein gives rise to the protein MSYRISDECISCGACAPECPVDAISEGDDKYVIDEEKCIECGGCADVCPVGAPQLAE
- the yabG gene encoding sporulation peptidase YabG: MTAFKVGDIVARRSYQADVFFRIVRIRDNHALLRGIDVRLEADAPLDDLVLLSDEEVRRRRLEFIKHHHEHLRQILVRQAANGQEEQDFFELPGRVLHLDGDQEYLNLCLNSYQQLKINCWGFMVPEMEQPQRVKELLAKYQPDILVLTGHDGLLKKNSDWKNLDSYRNSRYFIEAVKAARSWQQDKDALVIFAGACQSYYEALLQAGANYASAPQRILIHAFDPVLVVERVAYSPFQMTVPVEEVIKATISGVAGIGGLETRGKLRKGKPKTKNFFQ
- the rsmA gene encoding 16S rRNA (adenine(1518)-N(6)/adenine(1519)-N(6))-dimethyltransferase RsmA, translated to MKIATPARTRAILNQYQLRAKKKLGQNFLISERVTSAIVRAIDLQPDDVVVEIGPGIGSLTEELLQKAGQVVAIELDRELIPVLQDLFRDYSNLKLVNQDVLKVNLDQLVQEQTGATRYKLAANLPYYITTPILMHLLENRYRISEMALMVQKEVAERICAQPGGKEYGAITVAVQYYCQARIFVQVPATSFIPTPEVESAVIHLKKHNQPPVDPGDEKIFFRVVKAAFAQRRKTLLNTLSKAGFNLTREEWLQLLESCQIEPGRRGETLSLEEFARISRELSVNPALTGA
- the rnmV gene encoding ribonuclease M5 is translated as MKIKEIIVVEGRDDIAAVKAAVDAEVIATGGCRISKKVIERIRTAQARQGVIILTDPDAAGAAIRRRLAELVPGAKHAYLPRAAGTREGNIGVENASPEAIQAALAQVKTLVKERQETFTAEDLNLWGLAGTADAAWRREQVGDRLGIGYANAKQFLQRLNAYGISREDIEAAVQEIDEEENHENCHSGPDQGHS
- a CDS encoding G5 and 3D domain-containing protein, producing the protein MVINRKLRTTLALLLAFVLVISGSAAWGKTVKRPSRTKIKTQTVYKYEYTTFTAQPLVQYDPKKPAGWRQVLRQAKPGKIEKKYRLVYQNNKLIQKQLVKQRVVAAARPALIVKGGNKVASRGGVISRGGERDVAKVMNVLATAYTHTGRRTATGIWPHRGVVAVDPRVIPFGTRLWIEGYGEGIAADMGSGIKGNHIDLFFDSYGEAINWGMRNVTVYVLER
- a CDS encoding TatD family hydrolase; the encoded protein is MAKLKLFDTHAHLDDRKYDQDREEMLQRAREAGVERIVNVGYDLSSSRRSLALAEKYDFIYAAVGIHPHDSATANEDTWKQLLELAAHPKVVALGEMGLDYYRDLSPRPVQQGVFAHQMELAQQVGKPVIIHDRDAHADLLAMVKESRIGEKNGGVFHCFSGSWEMAKVCLDLGFYISIAGPVTFHNARKLTEVAAKVPLERLLIETDAPYLTPEPYRGKRNESAYVVWVLRKIAELRQMDPEELAVRTFDNACQLFRI
- the metG gene encoding methionine--tRNA ligase, which codes for MAKPTFYITTPIYYPSDNLHIGHAYTTVAADTIARYKKLRGYDVRFLTGSDEHGQKIQRTAKARGLTPQEHVDQIVAGFQKLWRLLYVDYDDFIRTTEERHKKVVQAIFQKIYDQGDIYKSEYEGWYCTPCETFWTENKLVDGNCPDCGRPVELVREESYFFRMSKYADRLLQYIEEHPEFIQPVSRRNEMINFIKQGLEDLCVSRTTFDWGIPVPWDPKHVIYVWFDALTNYISALGYGGPEWEKLGKYWPAVHLVGKDIVRFHTIIWPIILMAAGIPLPEKVVGHGWLLLAGGKMSKSKGNVVDPVQLVEKYGVDAVRYFLLRELPFGSDGYYSEEALVNRINADLANDLGNLVSRTVAMIEKYRDGIVPAPGPLQAVDQDLIETYRQALAGYTRAMDNLELANALSELWPLIARANKYIDETAPWVLAKDQEQQDRLNTVLYNLAEVIRIVTVMLSPFMPLLAPRVWQQLGLTDLNKADWDSVQVWGGLPAGLKVVKGQALFPRIDWKGTETEAEKVTVEKVEKAVSVDNNYITIEDFGKVDLRVVEVIAAEKVPKADKLLKLEVKLGDEIRTIVSGIAQHYAPEELVGKRVVLVANLKPARLRGIESQGMILAASDENGLEVLTVQKDIKPGSKVK